A region from the Bdellovibrio bacteriovorus genome encodes:
- a CDS encoding DUF1254 domain-containing protein — MNIVWGCAMWLVVMTFLFPSIVYAQSEDARTRHLEMLAKKATIYAYPMVENARVIYDQFYNRDSKSFKASVNTLRTTASVPNANLRVPSLNLDVGYGYLLMDLRAEPFVISLPKITKDRYHSVQIVDLYTYNEDYVGTRKDGREEGPFLVVGPQWSGSTAGFRRVIKVETEFALALFRMQIINSEDLETVLSLQSQYRALPLSAYQKTAPPPKKPSVVFPPVLDKNDPDSYFSAFNFVLSLAPVLKSEKALRADFESLGLIPGGSFELARLNPEQRAALRKGFAEGLAEIQEVAHNTVDTRNLYGSRKFFKENYLNRAVGAYVGLYGSSREEAVTVAWRTDEINDGERLDASKYNYTLRFTKNNLPPVKAFWSLTMYDENLFLAKNSLNRYAINSGTLSELKRDSDGGLTVYIQRHSPGTAKEANWLPAPPGPFVAVLRMYAPTREAQEGLWKKPAMTAVNPSALSKK; from the coding sequence ATGAATATCGTGTGGGGGTGCGCGATGTGGCTGGTGGTGATGACGTTTCTGTTCCCGAGCATTGTGTACGCTCAGTCTGAAGACGCTCGCACGCGTCACTTAGAAATGCTTGCTAAGAAAGCCACAATCTATGCCTATCCCATGGTTGAAAATGCCCGAGTGATTTACGACCAGTTTTACAATCGAGACTCAAAATCCTTTAAAGCCTCGGTGAATACGCTGCGAACAACGGCCTCCGTCCCGAATGCGAACCTCCGTGTGCCTTCGTTAAATCTGGATGTCGGTTACGGCTATCTGTTGATGGACCTGCGAGCAGAACCTTTTGTCATTTCCCTTCCGAAGATCACGAAGGATCGCTATCACTCCGTCCAAATTGTAGATCTTTACACCTATAATGAGGACTATGTTGGCACTCGTAAAGATGGCCGTGAAGAGGGGCCGTTTTTGGTTGTAGGCCCGCAATGGAGTGGCAGCACCGCGGGATTTCGTCGAGTCATCAAAGTGGAAACCGAATTTGCTCTGGCTTTATTTCGTATGCAAATAATAAATTCCGAAGATCTTGAGACTGTGCTGTCTTTGCAGTCGCAGTACCGGGCTTTACCTTTAAGCGCCTATCAAAAGACAGCGCCTCCTCCGAAAAAACCTTCTGTGGTTTTTCCGCCGGTCTTAGATAAGAACGATCCGGATTCTTATTTTTCGGCGTTTAACTTCGTTCTCAGTCTGGCGCCTGTTTTAAAAAGTGAAAAAGCATTGCGCGCGGATTTTGAAAGTCTGGGACTGATTCCGGGAGGATCTTTTGAACTTGCACGACTGAATCCCGAACAACGTGCGGCCCTTCGTAAAGGTTTCGCGGAAGGTTTGGCGGAGATTCAAGAAGTCGCCCATAATACAGTCGACACACGCAACCTTTATGGATCTCGGAAATTTTTTAAAGAGAATTATTTAAACCGTGCCGTCGGTGCGTACGTGGGTCTTTATGGGAGTTCCCGCGAAGAAGCGGTGACAGTGGCTTGGCGAACAGACGAAATCAACGACGGTGAAAGACTGGATGCTTCGAAATACAATTATACTTTGCGATTTACGAAAAACAATCTGCCGCCGGTAAAAGCTTTTTGGTCTTTAACGATGTATGACGAAAATTTATTTCTGGCTAAAAACTCCCTGAACCGTTACGCGATCAACTCTGGAACGCTTTCAGAATTAAAGCGCGATAGTGACGGAGGCTTAACCGTGTATATTCAAAGACATTCACCTGGAACAGCGAAAGAAGCCAACTGGTTGCCAGCCCCACCAGGGCCATTTGTGGCCGTACTAAGAATGTACGCGCCAACAAGAGAAGCACAAGAAGGACTTTGGAAAAAACCCGCAATGACAGCGGTAAATCCATCCGCACTTTCGAAAAAATAG
- a CDS encoding L,D-transpeptidase produces the protein MKKSLINAALAAFVVTAAGAVTYAQSAGTQQAVSKDQLVVGKRYYISADSLNVRSSNSTAPGNIVGKLYRNDIVEVYDLLNAATPLVQVKIVKSSSITNQGELYVSKDYLSEKEFVLPLSKYFVIQNVATEKTRVYERCTVTPDCPHTLVMETDMVVGRPEEGSDQDPNAYKTWVGHGKISEWVKFYQDGLGFYPRWYTKGQDISTIPKPITDSMSLYMGSQKWIVKNDQGKKSTYGAFGWYAAKLTPEGENGGVNYQWIHGTMGWGKDGSKPIEITRGKMINFFANPGSHGCTRVENRAVAYMRHLLPVGTDVYRVYAREATREGYPYRRYANQTSSYKWQYTLLTNGAGESNGLTSDAATIRAQGIRAILNVNLIEQGVYEVDRYPTVAPLDYSKSAASGKSGDRYEIDDKVKNGTNFRGYFLIDEGRFANYAHPSYQATNGAVRTSGLADFRNSVPEFLTARAGSYVIPPVNGK, from the coding sequence ATGAAAAAATCATTGATCAATGCAGCACTGGCAGCATTCGTTGTGACGGCTGCGGGAGCGGTCACCTACGCTCAATCAGCAGGGACTCAACAGGCGGTTTCTAAAGACCAACTTGTTGTAGGAAAACGCTATTACATTTCAGCGGACTCATTGAATGTTCGCTCCAGCAACTCGACCGCACCTGGTAATATTGTTGGCAAGCTTTATCGCAATGACATCGTCGAAGTGTATGACCTGCTTAATGCCGCAACACCCTTGGTACAAGTGAAGATCGTGAAGTCTTCAAGCATCACAAATCAAGGTGAGCTGTATGTTTCTAAAGACTATTTGTCAGAAAAAGAATTTGTTCTGCCTTTGTCTAAGTATTTTGTGATTCAAAACGTAGCGACGGAAAAAACGCGCGTCTATGAGCGTTGCACGGTCACGCCGGATTGCCCGCATACTCTGGTGATGGAAACAGACATGGTCGTAGGTCGTCCTGAAGAAGGTTCCGATCAAGATCCCAACGCTTATAAAACATGGGTAGGACATGGAAAGATTTCCGAGTGGGTGAAGTTCTATCAAGATGGTCTCGGGTTTTATCCGCGTTGGTATACGAAAGGTCAAGACATCAGCACAATTCCAAAACCTATCACAGACAGCATGAGTCTTTACATGGGTTCGCAAAAATGGATTGTTAAAAACGATCAAGGCAAGAAATCCACCTATGGTGCCTTTGGTTGGTATGCCGCCAAGCTCACTCCAGAAGGTGAAAACGGTGGCGTGAACTATCAGTGGATCCACGGAACAATGGGTTGGGGTAAAGATGGCTCTAAACCAATTGAAATTACTCGTGGCAAAATGATCAACTTCTTCGCTAATCCAGGTTCTCATGGTTGCACGCGTGTTGAAAATCGTGCGGTGGCTTACATGAGACATCTTTTGCCTGTAGGAACAGATGTTTATCGCGTGTATGCGCGTGAGGCCACTCGTGAAGGTTATCCTTACCGTCGTTACGCGAATCAAACGTCTTCGTATAAATGGCAATACACGCTGTTGACGAATGGCGCGGGCGAATCCAATGGTTTGACTTCGGATGCAGCGACGATCCGTGCTCAAGGTATTCGTGCGATTCTGAACGTGAATCTGATTGAGCAAGGTGTTTATGAAGTGGATCGTTATCCAACGGTGGCACCGCTGGATTATTCGAAGTCAGCGGCTTCTGGTAAGTCCGGAGACCGTTACGAGATTGACGACAAAGTTAAAAATGGCACGAACTTCCGCGGTTACTTCCTGATTGATGAAGGTCGTTTCGCGAATTACGCCCATCCCAGCTATCAAGCGACAAACGGCGCGGTTCGTACAAGCGGTTTAGCGGATTTCAGAAACTCCGTGCCTGAATTTTTGACGGCTCGTGCGGGCTCTTACGTTATTCCGCCGGTAAATGGCAAATAA
- a CDS encoding JmjC domain-containing protein — protein sequence MSILEQLLSPMTLSDFSTTHLFREPYAAPEKASFLRNSLSWNTLNEILYTGHKNCWLPLQGKLPLDEDLCTGQLTFSQARKGFESGRTVLVRHAEQAHPLFAALAKDFYRLFNDPVDVQLYCTPAGQEGFDWHYDYEDVFVIQSEGEKEFRLRKNTVNPGASIKKTSQLEDLKNETTRAELRCYLKPGDWLYIPAGYWHKAMALTDSYHISVGVLMGQDKKPNVGNLHLRSRAF from the coding sequence ATGTCGATTCTGGAACAACTCCTGTCTCCCATGACTCTGTCTGATTTTTCGACAACTCATCTTTTTCGTGAGCCCTATGCTGCTCCCGAAAAAGCGTCCTTTCTTCGCAACAGTCTTTCGTGGAACACACTGAATGAAATCCTTTATACCGGTCACAAAAACTGTTGGCTTCCCTTGCAAGGAAAACTCCCATTGGATGAGGATCTTTGCACAGGACAACTCACCTTTTCCCAGGCTCGCAAAGGCTTTGAATCGGGGCGCACTGTTTTGGTTCGTCATGCCGAGCAGGCTCATCCTCTTTTTGCGGCTTTGGCAAAAGACTTTTATCGACTGTTTAACGATCCCGTGGATGTGCAGCTTTACTGCACCCCTGCCGGACAAGAAGGTTTTGATTGGCACTATGATTATGAAGATGTCTTTGTTATTCAAAGTGAAGGTGAAAAAGAATTTCGTCTTCGCAAGAACACGGTCAATCCAGGCGCATCGATAAAGAAAACTTCGCAATTGGAAGACCTGAAAAACGAAACGACTCGCGCCGAACTGCGCTGCTATTTAAAACCCGGAGATTGGTTGTACATTCCTGCGGGCTATTGGCACAAAGCTATGGCACTCACAGATTCCTATCACATCTCAGTCGGAGTTTTGATGGGTCAGGATAAAAAACCTAACGTCGGAAACCTCCACCTCCGAAGCAGAGCCTTCTAA
- a CDS encoding hemerythrin domain-containing protein, giving the protein MLIYEALRKDHDDVKELLARLLELDETREASKERSDLIEQIVEALIPHARAEEAVLYNSLRMLEASKDEAMHAYREHMEAEGLLRVLQVQDKANLPWKATARKLRQSLEHHIQEEEGHMFTTAQGLFTDEEAEAMTDEFLDMKMEVSEKGFMGTTLDMITNLMPPEMSDALRNNNNRHIQ; this is encoded by the coding sequence ATGCTTATTTACGAAGCTCTCCGTAAGGATCATGATGATGTGAAAGAACTTTTAGCGCGCTTGCTTGAGCTCGACGAGACTCGAGAAGCCTCGAAAGAACGATCGGATTTAATCGAACAGATCGTTGAAGCGCTGATTCCCCACGCGCGTGCCGAAGAAGCGGTGCTTTACAATTCCCTGCGTATGCTAGAAGCATCCAAGGATGAAGCCATGCACGCTTATCGTGAACACATGGAGGCCGAAGGTCTCTTGCGTGTGTTGCAAGTGCAGGACAAGGCCAATCTGCCTTGGAAGGCGACGGCGCGAAAGTTACGTCAATCTTTGGAACATCATATTCAAGAAGAAGAAGGACATATGTTCACCACCGCCCAAGGTCTTTTTACTGATGAAGAGGCTGAAGCTATGACGGATGAATTTTTGGATATGAAGATGGAAGTCAGTGAGAAAGGATTCATGGGAACAACCTTGGATATGATCACGAACTTGATGCCACCGGAAATGTCCGATGCGCTTCGCAATAATAACAACCGTCATATTCAATAA
- a CDS encoding cyanophycinase yields the protein MFMESAKKKIRRSEARHVKVLHPHGTLIIIGGREDKTGEKRILKEIAARVNGGKLIVITAASEVPEEVFPEYREIFKKLGVKKIEHFHCNQPEEVRNMDLQKMFDKAKVVFFTGGDQLKLTSKLGGTLVMDYIIDVFKKGGTLAGTSAGASVMGEIMLVGGENAESHKVGNWMMAPGMRFVESLIIDQHFAQRGRIGRLLGAVALNPGVLGIGIDEGTAIIVENEKFRIMGENAVYVLDGRGVTYTNISEASADQTMSIHDVKLHVLSEPEVFDLKKRTALSLS from the coding sequence ATGTTTATGGAATCCGCAAAGAAAAAGATCCGCCGATCTGAAGCCAGACATGTCAAAGTACTCCATCCTCACGGAACCCTGATCATCATTGGAGGACGTGAGGATAAAACAGGAGAAAAAAGAATCTTAAAAGAAATAGCCGCTCGAGTGAATGGCGGAAAACTGATTGTTATCACCGCGGCCAGCGAAGTGCCTGAAGAAGTCTTTCCCGAATATCGAGAGATCTTTAAAAAACTCGGTGTCAAAAAAATTGAGCACTTTCACTGCAATCAACCTGAAGAAGTGCGCAACATGGATCTGCAAAAAATGTTTGATAAAGCAAAGGTGGTTTTTTTCACCGGCGGGGATCAATTAAAACTCACTAGTAAACTCGGTGGTACTTTGGTGATGGATTACATCATCGACGTCTTTAAAAAAGGCGGAACTCTCGCGGGAACTTCAGCCGGCGCTAGCGTCATGGGTGAAATCATGCTCGTAGGCGGGGAAAACGCCGAGTCTCACAAAGTCGGAAACTGGATGATGGCGCCGGGAATGAGATTTGTGGAAAGCCTGATCATCGATCAGCACTTCGCGCAACGGGGGCGTATCGGAAGACTTTTAGGGGCGGTCGCTCTTAATCCCGGTGTTTTAGGAATTGGAATTGATGAAGGCACCGCCATCATTGTTGAAAATGAAAAGTTCCGCATCATGGGTGAAAATGCGGTTTATGTTTTGGACGGTCGCGGGGTCACTTATACGAATATCTCTGAGGCCTCTGCGGACCAGACGATGTCGATTCACGATGTGAAGCTACATGTTCTGTCCGAGCCCGAAGTCTTTGATTTGAAAAAACGCACGGCACTTTCCCTGTCTTAG
- a CDS encoding amidohydrolase family protein, which yields MFVYLQNGQYFDGAQFLGQDIFVSGTSISKIGTLEVGTVKDLDIEVLDCSGCYLIPGLIDPHLHLAGGSGEIGGFHSQSMSILLSEAVAGGVTTLIGTIGVDTTTKSMPELIARCKAFNELGLTAYCYTGGYDCPPKTLTDSVRNDLIFIPEVIGVGELAIADRRAPEPDIKDLAKACIDAYVGGMLANKPGVSHIHVGDGVRRMQTLRDLMEKHVVLPANFHITHIGRSEALIKEAVEMARRGCYVDLDLWDRDFSYWYQVYLDLQGPLDQLTVSSDASKGPPADLWYELKAGVLTHGFKLEDLLKHFTSNTAQALKLSRKGRLVVGCDADIAVFNKETFEMKHVISRGQILMKDGKLNFINRPPESRREFDVYGIRKEKDPPI from the coding sequence ATGTTCGTCTATTTGCAGAATGGTCAGTATTTCGATGGTGCACAGTTTTTGGGACAAGATATTTTTGTCTCAGGAACTAGTATTAGTAAAATCGGAACTCTGGAAGTCGGCACAGTGAAAGATCTTGATATTGAAGTTTTGGATTGCTCAGGATGTTACTTGATTCCAGGATTGATTGACCCGCATTTGCATTTGGCCGGAGGCAGCGGCGAAATCGGAGGCTTTCATTCACAGTCCATGAGTATTCTGCTTTCCGAGGCCGTGGCTGGCGGAGTAACGACTTTAATTGGCACTATCGGCGTGGACACCACGACGAAGTCCATGCCTGAACTCATTGCGCGATGTAAAGCCTTTAACGAATTAGGCCTGACGGCTTACTGTTATACGGGCGGCTATGATTGTCCTCCGAAAACTTTGACGGATTCAGTCCGTAACGATCTGATTTTTATTCCTGAGGTCATCGGAGTGGGAGAGCTGGCCATTGCCGATCGTCGCGCTCCGGAGCCAGATATCAAAGATCTAGCGAAAGCCTGCATCGATGCCTATGTCGGCGGTATGTTGGCCAATAAACCCGGAGTTTCTCATATTCATGTCGGCGATGGTGTTCGGCGTATGCAGACTCTGCGCGATCTCATGGAAAAACACGTTGTCTTGCCTGCCAATTTTCATATCACCCATATCGGTCGCAGCGAAGCTCTGATCAAAGAAGCTGTCGAGATGGCGCGAAGGGGTTGCTATGTGGACTTGGATTTATGGGACCGAGATTTCAGTTACTGGTATCAAGTTTACTTGGACCTTCAAGGACCTTTGGATCAATTGACTGTGTCGTCTGACGCCAGCAAAGGTCCTCCCGCGGATCTTTGGTACGAACTGAAGGCGGGTGTTCTTACACACGGTTTTAAGCTTGAGGACCTGCTGAAGCATTTCACTAGTAACACGGCCCAGGCTCTTAAGCTCAGTCGCAAAGGGCGACTGGTCGTGGGTTGTGACGCGGACATCGCTGTCTTTAATAAAGAAACCTTTGAGATGAAACATGTTATTTCCCGAGGACAGATCCTGATGAAAGATGGAAAATTAAATTTCATTAACAGACCTCCTGAATCAAGAAGGGAATTTGATGTTTATGGAATCCGCAAAGAAAAAGATCCGCCGATCTGA
- the cphA gene encoding cyanophycin synthetase, with product MKIVSFKPIYGPNVYHHLPVMVMKVNLEEWTDKPSNEIPGFVDGLKAALPSLYDHTCSPGIPGGFFQRLERGTYMAHIIEHVALELSTMSGMDVTYGKSRYAGTPGLYDVIIRFDNEGGMVECLRSAFNLVEDVLHGTSVDLPYFLNNIKKAHKRSALGPSADCLLKAARQKKIPTKRIGSESLIQLGYGVKQRRVQSAITDRTSLIAADLVQDKEMTKSLLRRALIPVPHGVTIYDEEEIAFAIEGLSAPYVLKPFDGHHGEGVHLNLRNVEELKQAYKNAKDLSSRFIIEEMQQGRDYRVLVIDGKFAAAAERVPPFVIGDGQSSISTLIEKLNGDPLRGDGHESYLSKVVVDPILIQYLAKQGLTLESVPEAKKQITLRGNANLSSGGTAIDVTDVASSEVRILCERIARLVGLDICGIDIIAKDITKPIVEGGLVVIEVNAGPGLRMHLLGKKEDEPHVGSMIVDMMYKNEEEARIPIISVTGTNGKTTVARLLHKIMSDNGKKCVGMTNTDGIWIGEKKICSGDCSGPLSADMVLSDQAVDCAVLELARGGLLRGGLAYDWSDVGIITNIRADHIGQDGIESVEDILWIKSLVAERVRRGGTLVLNADDEHCLSLINNNRVKKHGCNIILFSTKPDSPAFAEQLAMGRDACWLEDGHLVMSYKGRVQSLAYASDMPITLGGMAEFQISNILAALAAGIAMGLPAERILDSIQNFHPASENKGRLNLYRVGAGYAILDYGHNADAITHVGEMLRRWTNFKKTVVLGLPGDRTTELILSGARKAAEYFDKVILRDDADLRGRGVGELPQLISEMYNKDFPGLEHEICLKEEEAVSQGLSEIQEDEILVILYEDISAVMKAMREYDPVSVLTLPQPEERPFQEDSHVAWQ from the coding sequence ATGAAAATCGTCAGTTTTAAACCGATTTATGGTCCCAATGTTTATCATCATCTTCCCGTTATGGTCATGAAAGTGAATCTTGAAGAATGGACTGATAAGCCCAGCAATGAAATTCCCGGCTTTGTCGATGGACTCAAAGCGGCTCTTCCTAGTCTTTACGATCACACTTGTTCTCCGGGTATCCCTGGCGGCTTTTTTCAACGCCTTGAGAGAGGCACGTACATGGCTCACATCATCGAGCATGTGGCATTAGAGCTTTCTACGATGAGTGGAATGGATGTCACCTATGGAAAGTCTCGCTATGCCGGTACGCCGGGCCTTTATGATGTTATCATTCGCTTTGATAACGAAGGCGGAATGGTGGAATGTCTGCGTTCGGCTTTCAATTTAGTCGAAGATGTGTTGCATGGCACGAGTGTCGACCTGCCTTATTTCTTAAACAATATTAAAAAAGCACACAAGCGAAGTGCTTTAGGTCCAAGTGCTGACTGCCTTTTAAAGGCCGCACGTCAGAAGAAAATTCCCACAAAGCGCATTGGCTCTGAAAGTTTGATCCAGCTGGGATACGGAGTGAAGCAAAGAAGAGTTCAGTCCGCGATCACGGACCGCACAAGTCTGATCGCGGCGGATTTGGTACAGGATAAAGAGATGACGAAATCTCTTCTGCGTCGGGCCCTGATACCGGTCCCTCATGGCGTAACCATTTATGACGAAGAAGAAATTGCCTTTGCGATCGAAGGCCTCTCAGCCCCTTACGTTTTAAAACCCTTTGACGGACATCACGGGGAGGGAGTTCATCTGAATCTTCGGAATGTCGAAGAGCTGAAACAAGCGTACAAGAATGCGAAAGATCTTTCCTCCCGTTTTATTATTGAAGAAATGCAGCAAGGTCGTGACTATCGTGTGCTCGTCATTGATGGCAAGTTCGCGGCGGCGGCAGAGCGTGTGCCTCCTTTTGTTATCGGGGATGGTCAAAGTTCGATTTCGACATTAATTGAAAAGCTTAACGGAGATCCTTTGCGCGGTGATGGACATGAAAGCTATCTTTCAAAAGTCGTCGTCGATCCGATTCTGATTCAATATTTGGCAAAACAAGGTCTGACTTTAGAAAGTGTTCCAGAAGCAAAAAAACAAATCACTTTGCGGGGAAATGCCAATCTTTCCAGCGGCGGAACGGCGATCGACGTGACGGATGTGGCCTCTTCGGAAGTTCGCATTCTTTGTGAGCGTATCGCTCGACTGGTAGGCCTTGATATCTGCGGTATCGATATCATTGCAAAAGACATCACCAAGCCCATTGTTGAAGGTGGACTTGTCGTTATTGAAGTGAATGCGGGTCCGGGCTTGCGAATGCACCTCTTGGGAAAAAAGGAAGATGAGCCTCATGTCGGTTCCATGATTGTGGATATGATGTATAAGAATGAAGAAGAGGCCCGTATTCCGATTATAAGTGTGACCGGAACTAATGGGAAAACCACGGTCGCACGTCTGTTGCACAAAATTATGTCAGACAATGGAAAAAAGTGCGTCGGCATGACGAATACAGACGGAATCTGGATTGGTGAAAAGAAAATTTGTTCGGGTGATTGCTCGGGACCTCTTTCCGCAGACATGGTCTTAAGTGATCAAGCTGTGGACTGCGCCGTTTTGGAATTAGCGCGTGGCGGTCTTTTGCGCGGGGGCCTAGCCTATGATTGGTCCGATGTTGGTATTATCACGAATATTCGTGCAGATCATATCGGGCAAGACGGTATTGAATCCGTCGAAGATATTTTATGGATTAAATCTCTCGTTGCGGAACGAGTCCGTCGCGGCGGCACTCTGGTGCTGAATGCCGATGACGAACACTGTCTGTCTTTGATCAACAACAACCGCGTAAAAAAACATGGATGCAATATCATCCTCTTTTCCACGAAACCGGATAGTCCTGCTTTTGCCGAACAACTGGCGATGGGACGAGACGCCTGCTGGTTGGAAGATGGTCACCTCGTCATGTCTTATAAGGGGCGAGTGCAAAGCCTGGCCTATGCCAGTGACATGCCGATCACTTTAGGTGGCATGGCCGAATTCCAAATTTCAAATATTCTGGCGGCTTTGGCGGCGGGTATTGCTATGGGCCTTCCCGCAGAAAGAATTTTAGATTCCATCCAAAACTTCCATCCCGCTTCAGAAAACAAAGGCCGCTTAAATCTTTATCGTGTCGGAGCGGGATATGCGATTTTGGATTATGGTCACAATGCCGATGCCATCACCCACGTCGGTGAAATGCTTCGTCGCTGGACAAACTTTAAAAAGACCGTCGTCCTGGGATTACCAGGGGACCGTACGACAGAGCTGATTCTTTCAGGAGCGAGAAAGGCCGCCGAGTACTTTGACAAAGTTATTTTACGTGACGACGCCGATCTTCGTGGGCGTGGTGTGGGGGAGCTTCCCCAGCTTATCAGCGAAATGTACAACAAAGACTTCCCGGGTTTGGAACACGAGATCTGCCTGAAAGAAGAAGAGGCGGTCAGCCAAGGCCTTTCAGAAATTCAGGAAGATGAAATTCTTGTGATTCTTTACGAGGACATCAGTGCGGTTATGAAAGCCATGCGCGAATACGATCCCGTTTCCGTTTTGACACTGCCGCAGCCTGAAGAAAGACCTTTCCAGGAAGACTCACACGTAGCGTGGCAGTAA
- a CDS encoding hemerythrin domain-containing protein: MASIYDMLKKDHREVEKLFEKIEDCLDGEEYAEAEHLFDTLKTELTAHAKAEEQVFYEPLKTAAKEKEGEELAWEGGEEHHVMSLLLNELSRMDAEEEEWKAKIKVLCEIVEHHVEEEEGEIFPQAKKWFTKEQEQQIAQDMQEMKDKYKSKVEEALEEDIEILMHPMAEKRSHSSTHQRQI, from the coding sequence ATGGCAAGCATTTACGACATGCTAAAAAAAGACCACCGCGAAGTCGAAAAGCTTTTTGAAAAAATTGAGGACTGTCTGGACGGCGAAGAATATGCCGAAGCCGAACATCTTTTTGACACTTTGAAAACCGAACTTACAGCCCACGCTAAAGCCGAAGAACAAGTTTTCTATGAGCCTCTAAAAACAGCGGCCAAAGAAAAAGAAGGCGAAGAATTAGCTTGGGAAGGTGGAGAAGAACATCACGTGATGTCACTTCTTTTGAATGAGCTTTCTCGCATGGATGCAGAGGAAGAAGAGTGGAAGGCAAAAATAAAAGTACTGTGCGAAATCGTTGAACATCACGTTGAAGAAGAGGAGGGAGAAATCTTCCCTCAAGCAAAAAAATGGTTCACGAAAGAACAAGAACAGCAGATCGCTCAAGACATGCAAGAAATGAAAGATAAGTACAAATCTAAAGTGGAAGAAGCTCTGGAAGAGGATATCGAGATTCTTATGCATCCGATGGCAGAAAAGCGCAGCCACTCGAGCACTCATCAAAGACAAATCTAA
- a CDS encoding zinc-dependent alcohol dehydrogenase has protein sequence MRAVCWQGSNHVEVEKVPDPRILNPRDIVVKITSTAICGSDLHLYDGVIPTMQKGDILGHEFMGEVVELGPSVKNLKIGDKVVVPFNISCGHCFFCERKDYSLCDNSNPKPEVAEKVYGHGGAGLFGYSHMYGGYAGGQAEYARVPYGDVGPLVVPKDMDDDKLLFLSDIFPTGYMAAVNCNIQRGDTVAVWGCGPVGLFAIQSAYLLGAERVIAIDHVPERLRMAREVCNAETLNYEEVDVLESLNIMTGGRGPDSCIDAVGMEAHGTDLYSKYEHMKMVAKMTTDRPVALRQAIQACRKGGTVSIPGVYGGLLDKVPMGAAFGKALTMKMGQTHVKKYMPELLDLILQGRVDPSFLITHRISIDQAPDAYKMFKDKQDSCVKVVIKN, from the coding sequence ATGAGAGCAGTTTGTTGGCAAGGAAGCAACCACGTGGAAGTAGAAAAAGTTCCGGATCCGCGCATTCTGAACCCTCGTGATATCGTGGTGAAAATCACTTCCACTGCGATATGCGGTTCAGATCTGCATTTGTACGACGGGGTTATTCCGACAATGCAAAAAGGCGATATTTTAGGTCATGAGTTCATGGGTGAAGTCGTAGAGCTAGGGCCCAGCGTGAAAAACTTAAAGATCGGCGATAAAGTCGTTGTGCCTTTTAATATTTCTTGCGGTCATTGTTTTTTCTGTGAGCGCAAAGATTACTCCCTTTGTGATAACAGCAATCCGAAACCGGAAGTCGCAGAAAAAGTCTACGGTCATGGAGGCGCCGGCCTTTTTGGCTATTCGCACATGTACGGTGGCTACGCCGGAGGCCAAGCGGAATACGCTCGTGTTCCTTACGGTGACGTCGGGCCGTTGGTCGTCCCTAAAGATATGGACGACGATAAATTACTTTTCTTAAGTGATATCTTTCCAACCGGCTACATGGCTGCTGTGAATTGCAATATTCAAAGAGGTGACACTGTCGCCGTCTGGGGTTGCGGCCCCGTCGGACTGTTCGCCATTCAAAGTGCCTATCTGTTAGGCGCCGAGCGTGTGATCGCTATTGACCACGTGCCGGAGCGTTTGCGCATGGCACGCGAAGTGTGCAACGCCGAAACTTTAAACTATGAAGAAGTCGACGTGCTGGAATCTTTGAATATCATGACCGGGGGACGTGGTCCCGATTCCTGTATAGATGCTGTCGGAATGGAAGCGCACGGGACAGATCTTTACAGTAAATACGAACATATGAAAATGGTGGCGAAGATGACTACAGATAGACCGGTTGCTCTTCGCCAGGCGATACAAGCGTGTCGTAAAGGAGGAACGGTTTCGATTCCCGGTGTCTATGGTGGACTTCTTGATAAAGTTCCTATGGGAGCGGCTTTTGGGAAAGCCTTGACGATGAAGATGGGACAAACTCACGTTAAAAAGTATATGCCGGAACTTTTAGATTTGATTCTTCAAGGCCGCGTGGATCCTTCATTCTTGATCACTCATCGCATTTCCATTGATCAAGCTCCTGACGCCTATAAAATGTTTAAAGATAAACAAGACAGCTGTGTCAAGGTTGTCATCAAAAACTAA